In the genome of Salvelinus sp. IW2-2015 linkage group LG25, ASM291031v2, whole genome shotgun sequence, one region contains:
- the pcbd1 gene encoding pterin-4-alpha-carbinolamine dehydratase, which produces MSRVALQAEKMDHHPEWFNVYNKVQITLSTHDCGGLSKRDITLATFIDQASVL; this is translated from the exons ATGTCCAGGGTGGCTCTACAAGCAGAGAAGATGGACCATCACCCTGAGTGGTTTAATGTGTACAACAAG GTCCAGATCACACTCAGCACACATGACTGCGGGGGCCTCTCCAAGAGAGACATCACTCTGGCTACCTTCATCGACCAAGCATCTGTCCTCTGA